In Apodemus sylvaticus chromosome 7, mApoSyl1.1, whole genome shotgun sequence, the sequence TGGCTTGCTGGGGAGCCAGTCTAGGTAaatcagtgagccccaggttcaAGGACAGACCGCTTCAAAAAAGTAAGGTAGAGAACAGTCGAGAACAATACCTGAGGTTAGCTATTGCCTTtgtatgtgcaaacacacacatgctaacatgcacatgccaacacacacatgaatacacatgtacacacataaagatGAAAAACGGGTTTATTAAAAACCCTGAATAAATAAGTAGACTGTAATTGTGGCCATCACCCAGAAACGTAAGGAGGGGAAAAAACCATATTATGAGGCAGGAGGGGGAATGAAAAGGCCCAGCAAAGATGTTGGAGACTAGCTGTGTCTCATCTCTCAGTCTTGCCTCCTGACTCCCGGCCTACGTTCTGTGAGGCGGAGTCATATCCAGCCTGATGATTCTCTTATTTCTTGGCTCTACCTGCTGGATCTAGGCAGTTATGGTATTGATGATAACAACCGTGAACTCCTCAGACTGCCCCCTTACATGAATCATATGTCATAAACCAGGAGGTGCTCTAGTCTGTCGGGGCATTAGCAAGCCTTGGATATCCCGGCTCGCTCCCACAGAGAGGTCAGAAAGTGTCTCAGGTATGTCTGCTGGCAAGCCAGGCCAGGTGACCGACTGCCGGTGTTTATATTCCGTGCCTTTGCAAAGCGTGGGGCCTGCCAAGGGCAACTGGGCAGCTCGGCATGCACCTGAGGTTTTCCTGCCCCAGGAAAAGCCAGCCTGAGCCTGAATCCCAGCTGACCAGGAGGAAACAGGTTCCCTCATGGGAAAGAGAACTGAGCAGACAGAGGCATCTGCAGCttgggacaggaggagagaaaaaggaatgaGATGAACTCTGACGTGAGAATTTCCATTTCAGTCCAAAGAACTGAATGAAGCCAGATCTTGGGAAGGGCTGCCGTAAACTGGTCAGGAAGAATGATGGAGACCATCATGCAGCATGCAGCCTGGGACTGATGACTAACAGTAAGGACTGAGGCCCAGTGCAGCCAGGGTTCCTCACCCGAGATGGTGCTAATTCTGAGGAAAGGCTTATCAGAGCCCAGACCTGAGGCCAAAAGAGCCATAAGCTCTGGGATCACACTGCTGCAGTTGGTGTGTCCCTGTAGGAAGAACACCAACTCCTTtgagaaccatctctccaacctgccTCGATCCAGGCACTGGGGAGAAGGCGGGTAGCGCTTGCTTTGCAAAAGTCCACGGCAGGCACTTGGTCCAGAGTGGCTGGGTCACCAGAGTTCTCAAGCGTCCCTGTGGCTGAGCAGACGGTGCCCTGTCATGTCTTCCTTCTTGATGTGCTCATAAGAggactggggagagagagagagagacacgcagCTGGTACATTGGTGCCTGCTGGTAGATCTGCTCCCAACGGCGCGCATGGTTCTAAGCTCTGAAAGGCACCGCCCCACCTCCTTGTGTACACACAGCCCCGGTTCTGCAGGCAAACAGCCTTCCCTCTGCACACTGCTTGGAGCTGCAGCCTGGAGGGCTGAGGCTCACCTGCTCTGGGACAAGCGCTAGCCCTGTGAGGGCCCTTCCCATAGAGACACGCAAGGCAGGGATTTGAGCTTTTCCCACCATGGTGTCTGCAGCAGGGAAGGGATTTCCTTGGGTTCTTAGCCCTGGTCCCTCACCTCTAAAGCTGTGAGCAGGAAGCCATGGAGACCTCCAGTGTGGGCAGGGTCCATCATGTCGCGCATGAAGTGGATCTCAGCTCCCAGATGCTGGATTCTAGAGAAAATACCATGGCAACCAAGGAGAGCAGAGTGGGGAGGTCAGGGACAGACACACTCCACAGCTGGGCGGagcagttccccccacccccgcctagAGAGCTAGACCACTCTGAAATGGCCCCCGGCTGTATCCCAGGCTCCTTTCTGGGCTTCGACTCCCTCCCTACTCTGTCCGGTGTTTGGTGCAGACAACGTGGGAAGGGGTCCCCAGTCCCCACTCACTGAGCTCGGGACACCACGTAGATAAGCAGCGGCAACAGGTCATCCATGGGCAGTTTGTATTCGCGGCCCAGCGCCCGTGACACTGTGGCCTCAATTTCCCCGTAGGTCTTCTCAAGCACCTTCAGCTTCCCTGGAGCGTTCATTGTGGTGCTGTAAGCAGGGTGTAACTCCTGGTCAAGGCCTCGGGGCTCAGtgttgggaggaggaagaggagggacagCACGCgctcgcgcgcgcgcacacacacacacacacacacccgccctaGGCCCTTCCATGCACTCCCACTAGGGCAGACACTCACACGATCTTCTGCAGACACTCAGTGGCCGACAGGAAACAGTTGTTCTGGACCAGAGAATATCTCTGTAACGGTGAGGAGCAAACAGGGACCCAGCTTGACACGCTCTGTCCTCGGGGTCCCTTGCCACTCACacctgtgccaccactgacttAATTACATCCCCGCCCCGATGGCTAAGAGACCCAGGACAAACCCACAGCTCCACTGAGAGCTTCATGGAGGAATTAGGCTCCAAGGGGTCGAGAGGACCAAGAGGGACAGATTATTTGATGACACGCAATTCCAAAAGCTGGTATCATGGTCTCCAGCCCCAAGGGCTTGTTGAAACCCAGGTTCCTGAGCTGACTTCTTGCTTTCTGACTCTATGGTTATACGGTAGGACTGTGCAtgcattagggttagggttaatgggctcagtggtagaatttTCACCTAGCATTGCAAAAGCGGTGGGGTCAAGAATGTGTCTCCCTAGGAGCACACAGATGCTCCTGAGACAGTGGGTGGGCTCATATGCCCTTGACCATGGCTGTCTCCTGTGGCTCTTTTTACACAGGAGAAAACTGAGACTCAGAGCTCAGGAACCCAAGCCACTACCACAGCCTGGAGAAGGGTAGAGCCTGCTGTGGAGCCTGGTGACATGGGAGTCACTTGAGACAGGAAGGAAGTCtggggtctctcctccctctctggcctctccacAGGCAGTGGAGACTCAGAAGCTCCAGAAccacaggctcctcctcccaGGACCACAggcccatcctcctcctcccaggaCCACAGGCCCCTCCTCCGCCCAAGACCACAggcccatcctcctcctcccaggaCCACAGGCCCCTCCTCCCAGGACcacaagcccctcctcccaggaccacaggctcctcctcccaGGACCACAGGCCCCGCCTCCTCCCAAGACCACAGGCCCATCCTCCTCCCAGGACCACAGGCCCCTCCTCCCAGGGCCACAAGCTCCTCCTCCCAGGACCACAGGCCCCTCCTCCCAGGGCCACAAGCTCCTCCTCCCAGGACCACAGGCCCCTCCTCCCAGGAccacaggctcctcctcccaGGCAAGCGGAACACAGCCCTCTCACCTGATCGCTTGTCAGCTTGAGGTCCTTGAGGGGCCACAGATGCCTGAAATTGGAGACATGAGGTGCGATGCTTTGCTAGTCTGAGCTCGGAGGACCTGTTGCTGTGTCCCCCAGGAAGGGCTAAGCATAAGCAGGGGCAAGGGAATGGGGTCACTGTGGCattctcggggggggggggtatacaCTCAGCCTGAGGCCAGGAAAGCCATTGGGTCCTGGAGGAAGAGCTCTTCCACGGCTGTGTGACAAAGGAACACTAGGTTCTGGAGAAGAATGGGGCCTGAGAATGCCGAGATCCCAGCAGGGACAACCAAGCACTTGTGACATGCATGCGTCAGAGGGGCACTAAGGAAAAAGGGGGTATTagaggcagtgggggtgggggagggcaggggatgCACTAGATGCGGGATGCAAACACCTGTCTGACCTGATCCCAGAGCAgccctcagtttccccttcaaGACCCTTCCTCCCCTACTCTCAGTCCAAGTCCAATGGTGGGTCTGGAGGCAGGCCCAGTCAACGCTGGCTAGCACTCAGGGTAGGACACCGAGGACTGTGGGAACTAAGGGATAGGAAAGGCCAGCTCTCTCTTGGGGGGAGGGTGGAAGAATTGAGCCAGAGGGCAATAAATCTGAAGTGGCTGGTGTGGAGCTCTGGCAAAGTCTGGGGTGGGGAGTTGTGGGGGGCGGAGGACAAAGGTTTTCTCCTTGCTGGGATGATTGGGCACCCAGACCCAGTCACATCCCCAGCACTCTGTGGCGTTTGTATAGATGAGCACGCCTCGCAGTTGGGGTTGGGCAGGACCCTTGGCTGAGCCGGCAGGGAGGGGCAAGCTCACTCCTGCACGTCCAGGAACTCCAGCAGATTGGCGTCGGAGAACAGGCTGAGGTTGTTGATGCCCCCACTGTACAGTCCATCCTCTCTCTCATGGAGAAGCAGGTACAGTGTGAAGAGCTCTGAGTAGAATTTGGGCAGGATGAGAGGCAGCAGCACCTCGTGCACATGCAGGTCCCTGGGAGGCCAGAAGGGGTGGAGACGCTGCTGTCAGGGCCACCGCTGCGCTGCTGGCAGAACTGGAGTCTGTCCCGGGGACAGTTAACTCCTGCTCTGTGTGACTTagtctcccccccacacacacacctcagtgtcaaggtGCACAGGAGGTTGGAAGCCTCTGGCAACGGCTCCCCCCTCTGTGCAACTCAAGCATGAGGCAAAGATGTATCTAGCGCACCGTGGCACGGCTCCTGGGCGCCTCCCAGGACCAAGGTCGTATGTCACTGTGTTGCATAAATGGTCAATGCACCATGCTTGGTGGAGAGCAAACATGCCCAGCGCTTTCCTAAGAAGCCTTGCCACCCAGAGGGAGGCCCCAGGTACAAAGGCCCTTGCCAGGTACCTTGTCTCCATGCTCTCCTCCTCCAGGGTCTGGCCCTGGTGCTGTAGGGCAACCTTCAGCAGACCCCTGCAAACCAGTGAGAGGGGAGTGATGTGGCTGCTGCCCACGGAATCAGGACTCCACCCTCCCAGCCTCCCAAAAGTGAGGGCAGGTGGTCCCATCTCCCAGAACTGCCTGGCTAGATCTGGATTGGATGTTTGCAGAGTCTAGCCTCTCCTGCCACTGGGGGTCGAAGGCTGGAGCTACAGTGAGTGTTgggctgtcctggcactctggTGGCAGCTGAAGCTCCTATCTGTAATGCTCATGGGACCTAAGTTCTACCTGGGACAGGATAGACAGAGCTTGAAATCCAGGGTCACACTCAGCCTACAGCAAAGGTAGGGTATCTATAGGATCAGGGGGTGTGTCAGGGACCAGACAGGAATTGGCCCCTGGCCAGGAGCTATCAGAGGCCCTTGCTGCCATCTCTTACACCTCTGGCCACCACTGACTCACTGACCAACCTCTGAGCCTGTACCAAACAAGATGTGGGTTAGAGCCATCGGACAGAGCCAAGGCTTGGAAAGGGCCATCCTGGGCTAGTCCCTAGGGAGTGGTCATGACCCTGGGACAGGCTCACCTGTAGGCAGCCCAAAGTTCGCAGGCATGTTGCTTCACCTCCTCCTTGGCCATCTCCTGCAGGTGTTTGTTGGACCCCATGCCTGAGTATGTGGCCTTTAAGGTCAGCATCAGGGTGCAGAATAACTTCCCCAGGGGGTGTCGGGAATTGCCCAGAGCCTGGACCCATGAGACCCAACAGGGATGCTTAGAGCCAGGGTCTGGAGTGCAGTAAGCCCAGACCAGCCTCCCGGACAGGTACACCGAGGCCCTCTGAGAACCAGGAACCCCATAGGGCTGTCCCCACCAGTTAGCACCATGCTGCGAGACACAGGAGGCCTCCCCATGCCTGGGCCCTCACCTTCTCAAGGTACTGCTTCAGGGCCTCGGGCTCGCGGTATTTCAGCAGCTCCTTTAGGATATCTTCCATGCTGCCCACGCAGTCCTCAGGATGGCTCCTGGAGCACCATGCACAGTGTCCCTTACCCATCCCCGAGTGAGTACCCACCCCCAGGAGCCTCCCTAACCCTCTCTGACCTGCACGGACATCTAGAGGGCTCACCTCTCATCACACACGTACTCCTGGGACTTGTGTAGCTTCTTGGAGCTCTGCCCGGGGAAGCCCAGGAGGGCTTCCTGCATTTCCCCAGGACAGCCTAAACGCACGAAGTCCCGGAAGGGGCTGTAGACTCCCTGCCAGCGGTTCTCCACAGGGAAGGCACCCAGTCCCAGCTGTCTGTGGTTGGGAACAGTGAGAGATGCGGATGATGGAGCCAGAGCCAGCAAACCCTCAGCACGGCGCTAAGAGCATTGGTGGGATCAGCCTGGCCCCAGGAATGGGGCAGGACGCAGAATACAGACAGCTGACCtccaaggaaagagaagaggacaaGGCGGAGAGAGGATCATCGCATTCCGAGACGGAGAAGAGACAGGTACGTAGTTCTGGAGCCTAAATCCAGTCTGTCTTGAATCAAGACAGACCAGTGCCCAGAAGTCCAGGCTCTCCTtgctttttcctctgtcctgccCTCTCCCATAGCCTCCCTGTGGTGGATCCTGCCTTGCTGACAGGCTGAATGAGACTAGACTGTACGTCTCACAAGAAAACCATACTCTGCTGTCACCTCACAGGTATCCCACACCTGCACCCTGCCAGGCTGGGGCAGACCTCTTCAGGACCACTCTCCTCTCCCAGCTCCTGCTGTCAGAGAGAAGTAGCATGCAGGGACAGTAGGCCAACGAGTCCCCTGTGCCCCTCTCCAACCTCTGAAATGCAACCGGGGACCGTTTGCTTTAATTCTCACTTTGACCCATCCAGATTCTCAACAAGTATGGCAAGAGTCAGTCACCTGAACTGAGTTTTCCAGAGGGGTGTTCTGTTCCTATAGGAAAATACTCTGTCTGACAAACTGCTGCTAGAAGTAGGGGAATTTTACTTACCAAGTTGTTTCTTGGCTACCAGGGAGCTCAGAGACCGACCAAAGGGCACTATAACTCTATCTATAACTATATATTTATCTCTTTCTTTTAAGACCAACTCAcaatctttctagaaaaaaaaaagaagaaaacctaaAACCAGGGTCAAATAAGACTCACAATCCTATTTTTCGACCAGTACGGCAGCCTATGCACCCAGCCCTAGACTTCAATAGCCTCCGGCTGGAACTCTGGTAATAAGGCCTTCGCTGAGCCCCAAGGCCTTGGGCGGGAAAGATACACACTGCCAATTAGGTTGGGCTCTCACCTCTTGCCTGGACTGCTTGAGTCAGGTGGGTGGGCAGCCCTGTCCAGCACGCCCTGTACACGCAGTCCTTGATCTGTCCCATTGCTGAAAGAACCTTCCAAGGTGAAGCCACTGGGGAAGGTGACCTTGccctgagggcagagaggagagaagaaaaaaatgtctgtgtGACCAGCCAGCCAGCTGTCCAGGCAAGTGTTGTCAATACTGGGCCTGCTTGGGTGGGTCAGATGGGAACATGTGACCATGTGTTCCTCCTGTCTATTCAAGGTGCTGGAATATTCTAGAAGTCTTGCCCACCTCTGCTGTGAGGCTAGGTGGCTTGGTCCAGCGGCAATTCCTTACTATGGCATCAGACCTGCCTGTCCGTCTGCATCCAAAATTATCCTCAGATTTCCAAAGGCCCAGCAGGAACACAGTTACCTTTTGCTATGTCAATTCCAGCAGGGACACAGAAAGAATGGTGACTCTTGAACAGCTGTCCAAGACTCGGGTGGGGATGTTTCTCCAAGAACACAGCACAGACACAACCAGACTGTGCCCTCTGGACAGGAGGTAAATCCTCCAGTGCCTGTCACCTTACTCTGTTAAGCCAGTACTACATGCTGCATGGCAGGGAGACTGAGCCCTTGGACACCACAGAGGCGGGAGGGGCATCCTCCTGCTGCCCTTCCTCTACCGTCAGCCCTGGCTTTGAACCTGGGACTTATGGGGTAGGGTGACAAGCGGATGCCTGCTCACCTTGCCTAGGAGCCTCAGGTCCCTGGTAAAAGTGCCTTCGTACAGAGAGTCATCGTCACATAGCAGGATGCCTGGGCCctagacaggaaggaagagaacaggtgtgtgtgtgtgtgtgtgtgtgtgtgtgtgagagagagagagagagagagagagagagaaggaggagaaagggaggagagagagagggaggagagagagagaaggaggagagagagatggaggagagagagagggaggagagagagagggaggagagagagagggaggagagagagagagaggggggggggaggagagagagagggagagaccggacagaaagcagaaagccaGGGCGGGTAGATACTGACCCACAGAACCGAGAACCCCCCAAGCCTTGGCCCCGCCCTCCCCAGAAGGGTTCCACCCTGTGATTCCCACCCCTTGTTTTCCCCAGTTAGCCTTAGGACTTGGCTCGTCCCCCTGGGCAGTCTACCCAGGAAGCCCCTGGATGCTCAGGAAGGGCTGGCTTCCCTGCTGCTGCCCTGGGTCCTCAGAGCCAATCAAGCACCTGCCGGGAAGCTGACTGACAAGTTCATGTTCAGCTTGCCCCTGACGTGCTGTGGGCCTACCCTTGCCTTGCCTACCCCGTTTCTTTCAGGTCTCCTCTGGTTCTTCCCAGAACCAAGTGGAGTCTAAACAAACAAGCCGTAAAACCAGGGACAGAGCCAGGTACAGCTGTTGCCCAGAGCCCCACCACATATCAAGTCCCTGGCTAGTAGAGAGGCAagaggtagcccaggctagcggGAGTTGGATTTGATCTCAGTCTGGACCGGATGTGACTGTGATGTTGGGCAGGTTCTCTCATGTGTGCCATCAATAAATGGGTGTCATTTATATGCTAAGGACAGACAAGGGCATCAATCTCAGGAGTCACTCGAAGATTCCAGAAGATGGTGAAGCCAGGGCCAGTGAGGGGTCCATGGACGCCACTGGCTGTCCCCTGGCACACCTGACTCTTACTAGCGCGCATGTGTTCAATAAGCATCACTGACTTGAGTTgcaaaagagggagaagagaggctaGAAGCGGCCTGGATCGTGCCAAAGCCAGAGTAAATGATGGCAGAGCTGGGCATCTCTTGTTACCCACCCAGCTTGGCTTTAATTCACCTACAGAGTGCCCAAGGCAGGGGCTACTACTCACGGCCATCTTGTCCTCGTGGAATGTGCCCTGATAGATGCCCGCCTGGGTGATCATGACTCCCGGACCGTGACGCTGGTCAGCCTTCCACATGCCAATGTAGCGTTCACCGCTAAGGAGAGAGGGAACGTGAGAGAGGAGGCCCAGGACGGCTCCCTTGTGCCTTCCGCGTCCTctgctggtgggggaggggggcagacaGATTGCACTAGAAAATGAACCCCAAAGGGAAGAGAACATGGCAGAGAAGGGAGTGTCACCCTTAGGGGAAGGCATGCTGGGTGGAGCCCCCTAGAGGTGGCAGTAAGAAGCATCGacggagggatggagggaagccCCACAGAGACAGGTGACAGGTGTGCAGGACAGAACAagacaaagaagctgaaggggtgcACAGGTGACAGAGAGGGGCTGTGGCTTGAGCCATCCGGACCTCTGGCTTCTCTCTACTCACCTGTTCCTCTCCTCAATGCCGTAGCCACTCCTCTGGCCTCTCTCCCAGTGGCCCGTGTACGTAAAGGGCTGGGGGGCCTGCGGGGCACTGTGGAGGATGCCAAATCCGTGCCGCAGACCGGCCTGAAAATAGCCCTCGTATACCTTGCCAGTGCCGTACCTGGAGAGACGCACCTCAAGGAGCTCAGTTCTGGGGACACACCcccgctccccccacccccttccccctgcaGGCCAAAGGTCACTTACTCACAGATGCCGTACTCACACATCTTGCCTTCCCGCCAGTGGCACTTGTAACAGTCAAACTTGTCCTCAGAGGCCTGGGGCACCAGGCGGACGCCAAAGCTAAGCGGGTGGTTGGGTGGGGTTGGATGTGAGTAACCAGGCTGCTTGCCTGATCACGTCCCTCTACACTACACACTTGTCCTTGTCTTCAAGGAGTCCCCCAGTAGATCTCAGAGTCCCGGTTTCCCTTACAAAAGGTCCTggggacacccctcccccaccacggGAAGGAAGGCTGAGACCCACGTCCCTATTTCCGCCAGGTGCTCCGTCTGCATCTATGTGGGGAAAGGAGCTGGGCCATCCCACCACCCATTTGAGGCTTGGGAATTTGGGGGAGCCACCGGGTCACAGCTTCTCGGTGAGGCACAGCTGGATGCCTCACAAGGCAGCACCTGCCCAGCCAGCCTTACCCATGCTCCAGGCCCTGGCAGAAATCCCCAGAGTGGTTCTGACCATTGCGCCACTTCAGGGTTCCTCTGGAACACAGGAAGTCCACGGCATCAGGCCGCCAGGCCCATCCCCAGACAGCTGCATCCCCAGAGCCCTCAAcatccctccctttctctacTCTAGCTTCTTCCCACTAGACTTTCTGTTCGCCTAGTCCTCCCGTGAGCACGGAGATACCTCACAGAAAGTGCCCCCATTTCCTGGTACGGCTGTACAAGCAGCCTTGTGGGGCACCGGGGTACCCTTAATTCTTCCCATGGGGAGAACCCTGGAAACATTTGCATTCTCCTTTCCACTTGAACCACAGGAGTTGCAGAACATAACGTCAAGCTTTAAAAAACTCctagctggggctggagagatggctcagtggttaagagcactgactgctcttccgaaggtcccgagttcaaatcccagcaaccacatggtggctcacaaccatcctcagTGAGACAgagtccctcttctggtgtgtctgaagacagctacagtgtacgcacatataataacaaataaatcttaaaaaaaaaagtcctagtcAATGGGATTTCTAGCAAGATCCTTCTTTCTGATGGCGTGCTGGAAGTGCTTAGCTCACAGCGGTGGCGACTCACCTGCCGTGGGGCTTGGCGCGACACCACTCGCCCTCATAGGTAGCCTGGCAGAGACGGCCCTCACGGCGGAAAGTGTAAGCACAGGTCACCTGGCGACATTCAGGAGGCACAGACAGCTTCCGGTCTGATCCCAGCACAGGGAAGTCCTTCTTGCCACATAGGGCCTGGCACACAGCCTGGGTCACCTTCCACTGCCACTCATCCTGGTGggtgggagaggaaggcaggggaCATGTCATCGCTGCTGCAGGTATGGCCTAAAGAGGCCTCCCAGGGTACTGAGTCCCTTCCCTTCAACCCTGTCCTCAGGCACACTGCCCTCCTGAGGCACGGTAGCAGACGGGAGATCCTTTGAGCAGCCCAGAGACTAGACAACCCAGAGGCTACACAGGGCCTCCACTCCAACATAACCCCATTCCTCTAACACCCTGATACCCACGCCCAGGCACACCCCTGACCCGCCTGTAGGATCAGCACTCTGCCCTCCGCTGGCTTCTGATTTCACGCCCCCCACCACTCGTGCATTCACCTGGCTCTGGTGGTCTCTGGTGCAAAAGGAGAACTCGTCCTCAGGAGTGAGGATATGGAGCACATGCCTAGGCAGACAGGAGTAATCGAGCAGTGAGCCCCGTTTCTGTCCAGGAAGTGGGGCGCACATGGGAGCCTGGAGATGTGAGCGGATGTCACGGGGCACAGAGAGGACAAGT encodes:
- the Als2cl gene encoding ALS2 C-terminal-like protein isoform X2, with the translated sequence MCTSEEADLLRLEEVFSTTLDRIISLILKPLLSADPEPSDPCGKECLRLLQQLHDSAQRLWDVTEQSLLSLRQRLYHPSSLDLEAVLLLRDADLVLQTHVEYIKSYTDCVVVQDFQKVSGKKSEFWRSQYKAVWQLLSPASSQYQDLHQPLADHVQKYALLLQSLRDTLDENHPAQELVMRAVTLFKNLQSFMRQALDQAQATQALWQTLSSRLRGVLCVPTHRLLQDSQDIPVVVSPMRAERVLLFDDALVLLQGHNVHTFDLKLVWVDPGQDKHVLHILTPEDEFSFCTRDHQSQDEWQWKVTQAVCQALCGKKDFPVLGSDRKLSVPPECRQVTCAYTFRREGRLCQATYEGEWCRAKPHGRGTLKWRNGQNHSGDFCQGLEHGFGVRLVPQASEDKFDCYKCHWREGKMCEYGICEYGTGKVYEGYFQAGLRHGFGILHSAPQAPQPFTYTGHWERGQRSGYGIEERNSGERYIGMWKADQRHGPGVMITQAGIYQGTFHEDKMAGPGILLCDDDSLYEGTFTRDLRLLGKGKVTFPSGFTLEGSFSNGTDQGLRVQGVLDRAAHPPDSSSPGKRQLGLGAFPVENRWQGVYSPFRDFVRLGCPGEMQEALLGFPGQSSKKLHKSQEYVCDERSHPEDCVGSMEDILKELLKYREPEALKQYLEKALGNSRHPLGKLFCTLMLTLKATYSGMGSNKHLQEMAKEEVKQHACELWAAYRGLLKVALQHQGQTLEEESMETRDLHVHEVLLPLILPKFYSELFTLYLLLHEREDGLYSGGINNLSLFSDANLLEFLDVQEHLWPLKDLKLTSDQRYSLVQNNCFLSATECLQKIVTTMNAPGKLKVLEKTYGEIEATVSRALGREYKLPMDDLLPLLIYVVSRAQIQHLGAEIHFMRDMMDPAHTGGLHGFLLTALESSYEHIKKEDMTGHRLLSHRDA
- the Als2cl gene encoding ALS2 C-terminal-like protein isoform X1 produces the protein MPLQTRKYQIGRVSHTLAMCTSEEADLLRLEEVFSTTLDRIISLILKPLLSADPEPSDPCGKECLRLLQQLHDSAQRLWDVTEQSLLSLRQRLYHPSSLDLEAVLLLRDADLVLQTHVEYIKSYTDCVVVQDFQKVSGKKSEFWRSQYKAVWQLLSPASSQYQDLHQPLADHVQKYALLLQSLRDTLDENHPAQELVMRAVTLFKNLQSFMRQALDQAQATQALWQTLSSRLRGVLCVPTHRLLQDSQDIPVVVSPMRAERVLLFDDALVLLQGHNVHTFDLKLVWVDPGQDKHVLHILTPEDEFSFCTRDHQSQDEWQWKVTQAVCQALCGKKDFPVLGSDRKLSVPPECRQVTCAYTFRREGRLCQATYEGEWCRAKPHGRGTLKWRNGQNHSGDFCQGLEHGFGVRLVPQASEDKFDCYKCHWREGKMCEYGICEYGTGKVYEGYFQAGLRHGFGILHSAPQAPQPFTYTGHWERGQRSGYGIEERNSGERYIGMWKADQRHGPGVMITQAGIYQGTFHEDKMAGPGILLCDDDSLYEGTFTRDLRLLGKGKVTFPSGFTLEGSFSNGTDQGLRVQGVLDRAAHPPDSSSPGKRQLGLGAFPVENRWQGVYSPFRDFVRLGCPGEMQEALLGFPGQSSKKLHKSQEYVCDERSHPEDCVGSMEDILKELLKYREPEALKQYLEKALGNSRHPLGKLFCTLMLTLKATYSGMGSNKHLQEMAKEEVKQHACELWAAYRGLLKVALQHQGQTLEEESMETRDLHVHEVLLPLILPKFYSELFTLYLLLHEREDGLYSGGINNLSLFSDANLLEFLDVQEHLWPLKDLKLTSDQRYSLVQNNCFLSATECLQKIVTTMNAPGKLKVLEKTYGEIEATVSRALGREYKLPMDDLLPLLIYVVSRAQIQHLGAEIHFMRDMMDPAHTGGLHGFLLTALESSYEHIKKEDMTGHRLLSHRDA
- the Als2cl gene encoding ALS2 C-terminal-like protein isoform X3 gives rise to the protein MPLQTRKYQIGRVSHTLAMCTSEEADLLRLEEVFSTTLDRIISLILKPLLSADPEPSDPCGKECLRLLQQLHDSAQRLWDVTEQSLLSLRQRLYHPSSLDLEAVLLLRDADLVLQTHVEYIKSYTDCVVVQDFQKVSGKKSEFWRSQYKAVWQLLSPASSQYQDLHQPLADHVQKYALLLQSLRDTLDENHPAQELVMRAVTLFKNLQSFMRQALDQAQATQALWQTLSSRLRGVLCVPTHRLLQDSQDIPVVVSPMRAERVLLFDDALVLLQGHNVHTFDLKLVWVDPGQDKHVLHILTPEDEFSFCTRDHQSQDEWQWKVTQAVCQALCGKKDFPVLGSDRKLSVPPECRQVTCAYTFRREGRLCQATYEGEWCRAKPHGRGTLKWRNGQNHSGDFCQGLEHGFGVRLVPQASEDKFDCYKCHWREGKMCEYGICEYGTGKVYEGYFQAGLRHGFGILHSAPQAPQPFTYTGHWERGQRSGYGIEERNSGERYIGMWKADQRHGPGVMITQAGIYQGTFHEDKMAGPGILLCDDDSLYEGTFTRDLRLLGKGKVTFPSGFTLEGSFSNGTDQGLRVQGVLDRAAHPPDSSSPGKRQLGLGAFPVENRWQGVYSPFRDFVRLGCPGEMQEALLGFPGQSSKKLHKSQEYVCDERSHPEDCVGSMEDILKELLKYREPEALKQYLEKALGNSRHPLGKLFCTLMLTLKATYSGMGSNKHLQEMAKEEVKQHACELWAAYRGLLKVALQHQGQTLEEESMETRDLHVHEVLLPLILPKFYSELFTLYLLLHEREDGLYSGGINNLSLFSDANLLEFLDVQEHLWPLKDLKLTSDQHHNERSREAEGA